One window from the genome of Rickettsiella endosymbiont of Xylota segnis encodes:
- a CDS encoding YfhL family 4Fe-4S dicluster ferredoxin, giving the protein MALLITDDCINCDVCEPECPNEAIIQGEFIYEIKPNKCTECVGHFDAPQCVEVCPVACIVINPEYQETPEQLLMKYQGLVVNP; this is encoded by the coding sequence ATGGCGTTATTAATAACCGATGACTGTATCAATTGTGATGTCTGCGAACCCGAATGCCCGAATGAAGCGATTATTCAGGGTGAGTTTATCTATGAAATTAAGCCGAATAAATGCACTGAGTGTGTGGGTCATTTTGATGCTCCGCAATGTGTTGAAGTTTGTCCTGTCGCTTGCATTGTCATTAATCCCGAATACCAAGAAACCCCAGAACAATTGTTAATGAAATACCAAGGCTTAGTAGTAAATCCTTAA
- a CDS encoding phosphotransferase has translation MHRQLVAITTEKIERKAIQSKMLTDLKKDKVDEQVGNKNLLIELLTIKIFHSDKFKELTGGFSSNTYHYKKTNLVLRFPKPHNPLYRHARIEIHNLAEAKLFELTPIKIIGYYTKYSLLVTEFIPSFQAYSEKDFKQTEKLIALTHLIKKLHYSQALFKKNPEASLCFIDSSTKTFQTIKSILSEEDYKILHKLDAIRCCLTKFNIIKRPAHGDLHHFNLIEINGKMQLMDWELSTLEDPALDISRFFCVSDLNNEQKDIFLQYYKSALNIPLSEATITSLAIRVKLFEPLNYFSIVVWAKYAILFAYGDKRNLLEATIKNFTAKTLNAIEKIDLATISHKNNVEDNLTYSNNFSLFKPPSENVPPKEQEKKLFKHR, from the coding sequence ATGCATCGTCAATTAGTCGCCATTACTACTGAAAAAATTGAAAGAAAAGCAATCCAGTCGAAAATGCTCACTGATCTAAAAAAAGATAAAGTCGACGAACAAGTAGGTAATAAAAATCTTTTAATCGAATTATTAACGATAAAAATATTTCATTCTGATAAATTTAAAGAACTAACCGGAGGGTTTTCAAGCAACACTTACCACTATAAAAAAACCAATCTTGTTTTACGCTTTCCTAAACCGCATAACCCACTTTATCGTCATGCCCGCATAGAAATACATAATCTAGCTGAAGCCAAGTTATTTGAATTAACTCCTATAAAAATAATAGGGTATTATACAAAATATTCTTTGTTAGTAACAGAATTTATTCCTTCCTTTCAAGCTTATTCAGAAAAAGATTTTAAACAAACCGAAAAATTAATTGCGTTAACTCATTTAATTAAAAAATTACATTATTCTCAAGCGTTATTTAAAAAAAATCCTGAAGCTTCGCTTTGCTTTATCGATTCATCAACAAAAACTTTTCAAACCATCAAGTCGATCCTAAGTGAAGAAGATTATAAAATATTGCATAAATTAGATGCAATAAGATGCTGTTTGACAAAGTTTAACATTATAAAACGACCTGCTCATGGTGATTTACATCATTTTAACCTTATTGAAATAAATGGAAAAATGCAATTGATGGATTGGGAATTATCTACTCTAGAAGATCCCGCGCTTGATATTTCCAGATTTTTCTGTGTATCCGATTTAAATAACGAGCAAAAAGATATTTTTTTGCAATACTATAAAAGCGCTCTGAATATTCCTTTATCAGAAGCTACTATTACTAGCTTAGCAATTCGTGTGAAATTATTTGAACCCTTAAATTATTTTTCGATAGTTGTTTGGGCTAAATATGCGATATTATTTGCCTATGGCGATAAAAGAAATTTACTAGAAGCTACAATTAAAAATTTCACTGCAAAAACCTTAAACGCTATTGAAAAAATTGATTTAGCAACTATTAGCCATAAAAATAATGTTGAGGATAATCTCACCTATTCCAATAATTTCTCCTTATTTAAACCCCCTTCCGAAAATGTACCTCCTAAAGAACAAGAAAAGAAATTATTTAAACACCGTTAA
- the plsX gene encoding phosphate acyltransferase PlsX, which yields MSRYTLAIDAMGGDYGPSVIVPAVLLALQEEPQLHIILVGDLLELQEQLKLVKNKPAASQLTLHGATQVVSMDEPPALALRNKKDSSMRVAINLVKEGEAQACVSAGNTGALMATARFVLKTIPGIDRPAISAMLPTMKEQTKVRVLDLGANVDTEVEHLLQFAVMGSILSSEIDNIPSPRVALLNIGAEEIKGNEQVKKAAELLKNAHINYIGYIEGDEIYQGLADVIVCDGFVGNVALKVTEGVAKLMGHYIKLAFNRNWFSRLSGLMALHVLKGLRKQFDPAHYNGASLVGLRGIVIKSHGSANILAFKNAINEAILEVQKNIPERIREQVTGLLKESEQSL from the coding sequence ATGTCTCGTTATACTCTGGCTATAGATGCTATGGGAGGCGACTACGGTCCCTCCGTGATAGTCCCCGCTGTGCTCTTAGCGTTACAGGAAGAGCCACAGCTACATATTATTCTTGTCGGTGATTTGCTTGAGTTGCAAGAGCAGCTGAAACTGGTAAAAAATAAGCCTGCAGCGAGTCAACTGACGCTACACGGGGCTACTCAGGTTGTATCGATGGATGAACCTCCCGCTTTAGCACTGCGCAATAAAAAAGATTCTTCAATGCGCGTTGCAATTAATTTAGTTAAAGAAGGCGAAGCGCAGGCCTGCGTGAGCGCTGGCAATACCGGCGCATTGATGGCGACCGCCCGTTTTGTACTGAAAACTATCCCCGGCATCGATAGACCGGCTATCAGTGCCATGCTACCTACCATGAAAGAACAAACCAAAGTACGCGTTTTAGATTTGGGTGCGAATGTGGATACAGAGGTTGAACATCTACTGCAATTTGCCGTTATGGGTTCGATATTAAGTTCTGAGATCGACAATATTCCCAGTCCGCGTGTGGCCTTATTGAATATTGGCGCTGAAGAAATTAAAGGGAATGAACAAGTTAAAAAGGCCGCTGAGTTATTGAAGAATGCGCATATCAATTATATTGGTTACATCGAAGGCGATGAGATTTATCAAGGTTTGGCAGATGTCATCGTCTGTGATGGTTTTGTCGGAAATGTAGCATTGAAAGTGACAGAGGGTGTGGCAAAATTAATGGGTCACTATATTAAATTAGCGTTTAATCGTAATTGGTTTTCGCGTCTCTCCGGGTTAATGGCTTTACATGTATTAAAAGGATTACGTAAACAATTTGATCCAGCCCATTATAACGGTGCAAGCTTAGTCGGTTTGCGCGGCATTGTGATTAAAAGTCATGGTAGTGCCAATATATTGGCTTTCAAAAATGCGATTAATGAAGCGATCTTAGAAGTACAAAAAAATATCCCTGAACGTATAAGAGAACAAGTGACCGGTTTATTGAAGGAATCTGAACAGTCTTTATGA
- the fabD gene encoding ACP S-malonyltransferase, producing the protein MAKKIAFIFPGQGSQILGMLAEFAKEFSIIQDTFIEASHVLKFDLWELCQDGPEAALNQTENTQPALLAASVALWRVWQQQRGLKPTFMAGHSLGEYSALVCGGALDFMTAVRLVAERGRLMQAAVPPGVGAMAAIVGLDNDKIQALCESLAEGQVLSPANYNSIGQTVVAGDAAAVQRLLEQAKQVGAKLAKLIPVSVPSHCALMKPAAKHLAETLETIHISVPHIPIINNVDVAIEHDPNLIKKALVEQLYNPVRWVEIIQELEKRGIEEMIECGPGKVLAGLNKRITSIPTLSLQDPEILQEALIG; encoded by the coding sequence ATGGCTAAAAAAATTGCATTTATTTTTCCGGGACAGGGTTCACAAATATTAGGAATGTTAGCGGAATTTGCTAAAGAGTTTTCTATCATTCAAGACACATTTATAGAGGCTTCGCACGTCTTAAAATTTGACCTATGGGAATTGTGTCAAGACGGTCCAGAAGCCGCACTCAATCAAACAGAAAACACCCAACCTGCTTTATTAGCAGCCAGTGTGGCTTTATGGCGTGTTTGGCAGCAACAACGGGGTCTCAAACCGACGTTTATGGCAGGTCATAGCTTAGGTGAATATTCTGCTTTAGTGTGTGGTGGGGCATTGGATTTTATGACAGCGGTACGTTTGGTGGCTGAACGAGGACGCTTAATGCAAGCAGCGGTTCCACCCGGCGTAGGCGCGATGGCGGCTATCGTGGGTTTAGATAATGATAAAATACAGGCTTTGTGTGAGTCGCTAGCCGAAGGCCAAGTTTTATCGCCCGCTAATTACAATTCCATCGGTCAAACGGTGGTGGCGGGAGATGCCGCTGCGGTGCAGCGCTTGCTTGAACAGGCTAAACAAGTAGGCGCTAAATTAGCGAAACTGATTCCCGTTAGCGTTCCATCGCATTGTGCTTTAATGAAACCCGCTGCAAAACATTTAGCCGAAACATTGGAGACCATTCATATTTCTGTGCCACATATCCCTATTATTAATAATGTCGATGTCGCTATCGAACATGATCCAAATTTGATAAAAAAAGCATTAGTCGAACAATTATACAATCCCGTGCGTTGGGTAGAAATAATACAAGAGCTTGAGAAGCGTGGCATTGAAGAAATGATTGAATGTGGTCCAGGTAAAGTGTTAGCAGGTTTGAATAAACGTATTACATCGATACCCACACTCTCATTACAGGATCCAGAAATACTACAAGAAGCTTTAATCGGTTAA
- the coaD gene encoding pantetheine-phosphate adenylyltransferase has product MKTKVIYPGTFDPMTNGHVDLVQRAARLFETVIVAVAKNPSKAPAFSVDERIALAQAVLKDLSNVQVHGFEGLLINCAKEYNARVILRGLRAVSDFEYEFQLASMNRKMMPDLETLFLTPAEQYSFISANLVREIASFGGNVAQFVPVVVAEALQTKFKRRV; this is encoded by the coding sequence ATGAAAACTAAAGTTATTTATCCCGGTACTTTTGATCCAATGACCAACGGCCACGTCGATTTAGTGCAACGTGCGGCACGTTTGTTTGAAACTGTGATTGTCGCTGTAGCGAAGAATCCGAGTAAAGCACCGGCATTCTCTGTCGATGAACGTATTGCTTTAGCGCAAGCAGTATTAAAAGATTTAAGTAATGTACAGGTGCATGGATTTGAGGGTTTACTCATTAACTGTGCTAAGGAATATAATGCGCGGGTTATTTTGCGCGGTCTGCGCGCGGTTTCTGATTTTGAGTATGAATTTCAATTGGCGAGTATGAATCGAAAAATGATGCCTGATTTAGAAACCTTATTTTTAACCCCCGCCGAACAATATTCCTTTATTTCGGCTAATTTAGTCAGAGAAATTGCGAGTTTTGGCGGTAATGTAGCACAGTTTGTACCGGTGGTGGTTGCCGAGGCTTTACAAACCAAGTTTAAAAGAAGAGTATAA
- the tmk gene encoding dTMP kinase, translated as MQINRARFINLEGIEGVGKSTQLKFIADYLQQAGIPLTITREPGGTEIAEAIRALVLQSDFSPEIIIPEAELLLFFAARAQHIHYVIKPALQRGDWVLCDRFTETSYAYQGGGRGIDLAFIRSLQLWVQQDLKVDAVLLLDAPVDIALRRTQRRKTADRIEAEQQDFFTRARASYLERAKQMADCYHMIDASRSLKDVQKQIKQVLDQLLALWVKSDE; from the coding sequence ATGCAAATCAATCGAGCGCGCTTTATTAACTTAGAAGGCATTGAGGGCGTAGGAAAATCAACGCAACTCAAGTTTATCGCCGATTATTTACAACAAGCGGGGATCCCGCTGACCATTACGCGTGAACCGGGTGGTACGGAAATCGCAGAAGCCATACGTGCTTTAGTGTTACAATCCGATTTTTCACCGGAAATTATTATTCCTGAAGCCGAGCTATTATTATTTTTTGCTGCACGTGCGCAACATATACACTATGTCATTAAACCGGCCTTACAGCGAGGTGATTGGGTACTCTGTGATCGATTTACCGAAACCAGTTATGCTTACCAGGGCGGCGGTAGAGGTATTGATTTAGCCTTTATCCGCAGTTTACAGTTGTGGGTACAGCAAGATTTAAAAGTTGATGCGGTTTTATTACTCGATGCGCCGGTCGATATTGCCTTACGTCGCACACAACGTCGAAAAACCGCAGACCGTATTGAAGCCGAGCAACAAGATTTCTTTACGCGTGCACGTGCCAGTTATCTCGAGCGGGCCAAACAAATGGCTGATTGTTATCATATGATTGATGCCAGTCGTTCATTAAAGGATGTGCAAAAACAAATTAAGCAGGTATTGGATCAACTATTAGCATTATGGGTAAAATCGGATGAATAA
- the mltG gene encoding endolytic transglycosylase MltG encodes MSKRLTLIALVMLIVAFLCSYFVAHYHRFLQSPLNPTQTIHIVFAPGSSVHRLIADLQKLGDMPHPRYFLFLAYIKGATSKLKTGEYQFDPGTTPSQLLSQMLAGKAIFHRFTIVEGWTFQQLISALNNIDFVKHQLKYVSSEQVLTNLGLPAQNPEGLFYPATYYFSAGVNDSDLLKWSYQLLEKKLQAAWKNRATNLPYKTPYQALIAASLVEKETAVAKERPMIAGVIVRRLQEGIPLQIDASIIYGLGAHYTGKLTIEDLRKDTPYNTYTRRGLPPTPIGSPSFASITAALHPDHSQNLYFVAKGDGSHQFSEHLAEHNLAVQLYQLDQRYPIVKKKRSCQSLWYVSKTMRAFFCKLNDLSS; translated from the coding sequence ATGTCTAAAAGATTGACCTTGATTGCATTAGTCATGCTGATTGTCGCTTTTTTATGCAGTTATTTTGTCGCGCATTATCATCGTTTTTTACAATCACCTTTAAATCCAACCCAAACGATACACATCGTTTTTGCACCCGGTTCATCCGTACATCGCTTGATTGCAGATTTACAAAAATTAGGTGACATGCCACATCCGCGTTATTTTTTATTTTTAGCCTATATAAAAGGGGCGACGAGTAAATTAAAAACTGGGGAATATCAGTTTGATCCGGGTACGACACCCAGTCAGCTGTTGAGTCAAATGTTAGCTGGGAAAGCTATTTTTCACCGTTTTACGATTGTTGAAGGTTGGACATTTCAACAATTAATTAGCGCGTTGAATAACATAGACTTTGTTAAACATCAGCTTAAATATGTTTCTTCGGAACAAGTCTTAACTAATTTGGGCTTACCCGCGCAGAATCCCGAAGGTTTATTTTATCCAGCCACGTATTATTTTAGCGCAGGTGTCAATGATAGTGATTTATTAAAATGGTCGTATCAATTATTAGAAAAGAAACTACAGGCTGCGTGGAAGAATCGTGCCACTAATTTACCCTATAAAACACCGTACCAAGCATTGATTGCAGCATCCTTAGTGGAAAAAGAAACTGCGGTTGCTAAAGAACGGCCAATGATTGCCGGCGTGATCGTGCGTCGTTTGCAGGAGGGGATTCCCTTACAAATCGACGCCAGTATTATTTATGGTTTAGGTGCGCATTATACCGGTAAGTTAACTATTGAAGATCTCCGTAAAGATACACCCTACAATACGTATACGCGCAGAGGTTTGCCACCGACTCCGATAGGCAGCCCCAGTTTTGCTTCTATCACTGCTGCTTTGCATCCGGATCATAGTCAAAATTTATATTTTGTGGCAAAAGGCGATGGGTCGCATCAATTTTCCGAGCATTTAGCCGAACATAATTTAGCCGTACAACTTTATCAACTCGATCAGCGCTATCCAATTGTTAAGAAAAAAAGATCGTGTCAAAGTTTATGGTATGTCAGTAAAACGATGCGTGCATTTTTTTGTAAATTAAATGATTTAAGTAGTTAG
- a CDS encoding phosphotransferase, with product MLGQFIQAIAKKENCHFCQILSDIITEKEGPELQNKNLLIQLLILKIYQPNQFKEIKGGHSNDTYHYPTENLVLRFPKYYSPLFPELSIEIQNLRLARLLNLTPLKIIAYYTKYSFLVTKFVSNYQFLSAADLKKPSKLIALARIVKNLHYSEFNFKRNSETGISFIDEASQCFQTILPILNKKDHRLLKKLRGIKNFLAKSKVLFPSHGDLHHLNIIESNGYLQLMDWELSSMEDPAYDISRLFCVSEFNFEQKELFLKTYKHAYINLSDGDIKNLIKRIFLYESLNLYSIVTWAKYVMPHFYDAQQILLKETIKHYSQKDRLIRY from the coding sequence ATGCTGGGGCAATTTATACAAGCGATTGCAAAAAAAGAAAATTGTCATTTTTGTCAAATTTTATCGGATATTATCACCGAAAAAGAAGGACCCGAATTACAAAATAAAAATCTTTTAATTCAATTGTTAATCCTTAAAATCTATCAACCGAACCAATTTAAAGAAATCAAAGGCGGTCATTCCAATGATACCTATCATTATCCAACTGAAAATTTGGTGTTACGTTTTCCAAAATATTATAGCCCCTTATTTCCTGAGCTATCGATAGAAATACAAAACCTTAGGTTAGCGAGATTACTCAATTTAACGCCCTTAAAAATAATTGCTTATTATACAAAATACAGTTTCTTGGTAACAAAATTTGTTTCCAACTATCAATTCTTATCTGCTGCTGACCTCAAAAAACCCAGTAAATTAATTGCTTTAGCGCGTATAGTTAAAAATTTACATTATTCGGAGTTTAACTTCAAAAGAAATTCAGAAACGGGTATTTCTTTTATCGACGAAGCATCGCAATGTTTTCAAACCATTCTACCTATCTTAAATAAAAAAGATCATCGCTTATTAAAAAAACTAAGGGGTATTAAAAATTTTCTGGCAAAGTCAAAAGTTTTATTTCCTTCACATGGAGATCTACATCATCTTAATATCATCGAAAGCAACGGATATCTGCAATTAATGGATTGGGAGCTTTCTAGTATGGAAGATCCTGCCTACGATATTTCTAGGTTATTCTGTGTGAGCGAATTTAACTTTGAGCAAAAAGAGCTTTTTTTGAAAACCTATAAGCATGCCTATATCAATTTATCAGATGGTGATATCAAAAATTTAATAAAAAGAATATTTTTATACGAATCTCTAAATCTTTATTCAATCGTCACTTGGGCAAAATATGTAATGCCTCATTTTTACGATGCTCAGCAAATCTTACTAAAAGAAACTATCAAGCACTATAGTCAAAAAGATAGGCTAATTCGTTATTAA
- the fabF gene encoding beta-ketoacyl-ACP synthase II, protein MRRVHKSVHLKGENNVKKKRRIVVTGVGMMTPLGLNTKTTWEAILAGKSGVTTITQFDVSTFPCQISASVRDFQAENYGITPKDGRKMDLFIQYGLAAALEAMTDSKLEVTEKNADRIGVAVGSGIGGLPFIEENHTRLEQGGPRKISPFFIPGAITNMLAGQISIRYGLRGPNIAVVTACTTGTHNIGLGARTILYGDADVMVVGGSEMATTPLGLGGFSACRALSNRNKDPQAASRPWDKARDGFVLGDGAGILVLEEYERAKQRNAPIYAELVGFGMSADAFHMTSPAPDGQGAMTAMLNTLHDANIDKEKVAYINAHATSTLQGDYLELRAIRRVFGDYAKKMAISSTKSMTGHLLGAAGAVEAIFTILALKDQKAPPTINLDNPGNPPELNISDDDFVDLNFVPNVPQELKMDYALSNSFGFGGTNASLLFARL, encoded by the coding sequence ATGCGAAGAGTACATAAGTCAGTTCATTTGAAGGGGGAAAATAACGTGAAGAAAAAGCGACGTATCGTAGTAACCGGTGTCGGTATGATGACGCCATTAGGTTTGAACACCAAAACAACCTGGGAAGCGATATTGGCTGGCAAAAGTGGAGTAACCACTATCACCCAATTTGATGTTTCTACTTTTCCCTGTCAAATATCTGCTAGCGTGCGCGATTTTCAAGCAGAAAATTATGGTATTACGCCAAAAGATGGTCGTAAAATGGATTTATTTATTCAATATGGTTTAGCGGCAGCGCTAGAAGCGATGACGGATTCAAAACTTGAAGTGACTGAAAAAAACGCTGACCGGATCGGTGTTGCAGTAGGCTCTGGAATTGGCGGTTTACCTTTTATTGAAGAAAATCACACACGATTAGAACAAGGTGGTCCACGGAAAATTTCTCCTTTTTTTATCCCGGGTGCCATTACCAATATGTTAGCCGGTCAAATTTCGATACGTTATGGACTACGAGGCCCAAATATTGCAGTAGTAACGGCTTGTACTACAGGCACACACAATATCGGTTTAGGAGCGCGCACTATTTTATATGGTGATGCCGATGTGATGGTCGTTGGTGGTTCGGAAATGGCGACCACACCTTTAGGTTTAGGTGGATTTTCTGCGTGCCGGGCCTTATCTAATCGGAATAAAGATCCGCAAGCAGCCAGTCGTCCATGGGATAAAGCGCGTGATGGCTTTGTATTAGGTGACGGCGCGGGTATTTTAGTTTTAGAAGAATATGAACGTGCTAAACAACGCAATGCACCGATCTACGCCGAACTCGTGGGTTTTGGTATGAGTGCTGACGCTTTTCATATGACCAGCCCAGCGCCCGACGGGCAGGGTGCGATGACGGCTATGTTGAATACTTTGCATGATGCGAATATCGATAAGGAAAAAGTGGCTTATATCAATGCGCATGCCACGTCGACCTTACAAGGCGATTATTTAGAACTAAGAGCCATCCGCCGTGTATTTGGCGATTATGCCAAGAAGATGGCAATTAGTTCGACTAAATCGATGACCGGCCATTTACTAGGAGCGGCGGGTGCGGTAGAAGCTATTTTTACTATTTTGGCCTTGAAAGACCAAAAAGCACCACCGACCATTAATTTAGATAATCCAGGAAATCCCCCTGAGCTGAATATATCCGATGATGATTTTGTTGATCTGAATTTTGTACCGAATGTTCCACAAGAATTAAAAATGGATTATGCACTCTCTAATTCTTTTGGATTTGGTGGAACGAATGCATCCTTGCTTTTTGCACGATTATGA
- the rpmF gene encoding 50S ribosomal protein L32 — protein sequence MAVQKSRKSRSKRNMRRAHDALTSPAISIDATSGETHIRHHVTKDGYYRGKKVLKAKE from the coding sequence ATGGCAGTCCAAAAATCACGTAAATCCCGTTCCAAAAGAAACATGCGCCGTGCGCATGATGCATTAACTTCGCCGGCTATTTCCATTGATGCAACCAGTGGAGAAACGCATATTCGTCACCACGTTACCAAAGATGGCTATTATCGTGGAAAAAAGGTACTAAAAGCTAAGGAATAA
- the fabG gene encoding 3-oxoacyl-ACP reductase FabG yields the protein MLLKDKVALVTGASRGIGAAIAVAMAQQGALVAGTATSAAGAEKISHALLEQGLKGKGFVLNLNDDASIKNLMTELQTFGPPNILINNAGITRDNLLLRMKADEWNAVLETNLSAVFKLTQLCLKPMLKAQSGRIINISSIVGCTGNPGQANYAAAKAGLIGFTKALAQEVATRNITANVVAPGFIATDMTSQLNENQRTMLLEKIPVKRLGSAQDIAHACVFLASDWAAYVTGNTLHVNGGMYMN from the coding sequence ATGTTATTAAAAGATAAAGTGGCACTGGTAACAGGTGCTAGCCGTGGTATTGGTGCAGCGATTGCGGTTGCGATGGCGCAACAAGGTGCACTGGTTGCTGGAACGGCTACCAGCGCTGCCGGTGCAGAAAAAATTTCTCACGCCTTACTAGAGCAAGGATTGAAAGGTAAAGGTTTCGTCTTAAATTTAAATGATGATGCATCGATAAAAAATTTAATGACTGAATTACAAACGTTTGGACCTCCTAATATATTGATAAATAATGCGGGTATTACTCGTGATAATCTGTTATTGCGCATGAAGGCCGATGAATGGAATGCCGTGTTAGAGACTAATCTAAGTGCTGTTTTTAAACTAACGCAGTTGTGTTTGAAGCCAATGCTAAAAGCACAATCTGGACGTATTATTAATATTTCTTCTATAGTAGGGTGTACCGGAAATCCTGGTCAGGCCAATTATGCGGCGGCAAAAGCAGGATTAATTGGTTTTACTAAAGCATTGGCACAAGAAGTGGCAACGCGGAATATTACTGCGAATGTTGTGGCGCCAGGATTTATAGCTACCGATATGACTAGTCAATTAAATGAAAATCAACGCACTATGTTGTTGGAAAAAATTCCAGTCAAACGTTTGGGCAGTGCTCAGGATATCGCTCACGCATGCGTCTTTTTAGCCTCGGATTGGGCTGCTTATGTGACCGGCAACACGTTGCATGTTAACGGCGGAATGTATATGAATTGA
- a CDS encoding beta-ketoacyl-ACP synthase III, with amino-acid sequence MKYSRIAGTGSYLPQRILTNAELEKMVATTNEWIVERTGIRERHIIGPNDSTASMATAAAKNALEAAKLSAKEIQLIIVATSTPDKFFPSTACLVQAALGEDGCPAFDIVAACAGFNYALSVADQFIRNGVVQTALVIGSESMSNIINWEDRSTCILFGDGAGAVVLQAADEPGIISAHLHAAGSYQNLLSLSTGLKKGDIPHLTMQGSDVFKIAVKKLSAVLEETLAANKINKKDIDWLIPHQANLRIIQAMANKLKMTMQHVVVTLDQHGNTSAASIPLALDVAVRDGRIQRGQLLLMESFGAGLTWGSALVRY; translated from the coding sequence ATGAAATATTCACGTATTGCAGGCACGGGTAGTTATTTACCGCAAAGAATATTAACGAATGCCGAACTTGAGAAGATGGTGGCTACCACGAATGAGTGGATAGTTGAACGTACCGGCATACGTGAACGTCATATTATTGGTCCTAACGATAGCACAGCGAGCATGGCCACTGCGGCGGCTAAAAATGCCTTGGAAGCGGCTAAGTTATCGGCTAAAGAGATACAATTAATTATTGTTGCTACGAGTACACCCGATAAATTTTTTCCTAGCACAGCCTGTTTAGTTCAAGCGGCATTGGGTGAAGATGGTTGTCCGGCCTTTGATATTGTAGCGGCTTGTGCCGGCTTTAATTATGCATTGAGTGTTGCGGATCAGTTCATTCGTAACGGTGTCGTTCAGACTGCACTCGTCATAGGCAGTGAAAGCATGTCGAATATTATTAATTGGGAAGATCGATCCACCTGTATTTTATTTGGTGATGGTGCGGGTGCTGTGGTATTACAAGCCGCTGATGAACCTGGCATTATTTCTGCACATCTGCATGCGGCGGGTTCTTATCAAAATTTATTATCATTAAGCACCGGTTTGAAAAAAGGTGATATTCCACATCTTACCATGCAAGGCAGTGATGTATTTAAAATTGCAGTGAAGAAATTAAGTGCCGTATTAGAAGAAACTTTAGCCGCGAATAAAATAAATAAAAAAGATATTGATTGGTTAATTCCACATCAGGCCAATTTGCGCATTATTCAAGCGATGGCGAATAAACTTAAAATGACTATGCAACATGTTGTGGTTACATTAGATCAACATGGCAATACATCGGCTGCTTCTATTCCGTTAGCCTTAGATGTCGCCGTGCGGGATGGTCGCATCCAACGAGGCCAATTATTATTAATGGAAAGTTTTGGTGCAGGGTTAACATGGGGTTCGGCTTTAGTGCGCTACTAA
- the acpP gene encoding acyl carrier protein, producing MSTIEERVKKVVIDQLEISEGEATMEASFVDDLGADSLDTVELVMALEEEFETEIPDEEAEKIRTIQQAVDYIKQHQAETEDSEHNE from the coding sequence GTGAGTACAATTGAAGAGCGTGTCAAGAAGGTAGTGATTGATCAACTTGAGATAAGTGAAGGAGAAGCGACCATGGAAGCTTCTTTTGTCGATGATCTGGGTGCCGATTCTTTAGACACCGTAGAATTAGTTATGGCTTTAGAAGAAGAGTTCGAAACCGAAATTCCAGATGAAGAAGCTGAAAAAATTCGTACCATTCAGCAAGCAGTTGATTATATTAAGCAACATCAAGCTGAAACTGAAGACTCAGAACACAACGAATAA